The Anabrus simplex isolate iqAnaSimp1 chromosome 1, ASM4041472v1, whole genome shotgun sequence genome window below encodes:
- the LOC136867948 gene encoding protein MEMO1, with amino-acid sequence MAVRRASHAGSWYSDSPKELKEQLDTWLNTADLCHGPARAIIAPHAGYQYCGPCSGFAYRQVSPVVVRRIFILGPSHHVRLGGCALSTASKYRTPLYDLKIDSQVYRELEASGQFEWMNLTVDEDEHSIEMHLPYIAKAMEDYKDSFTIVPVLVGSLTSEKEAMYGRIFSRYLADPQNLFVISSDFCHWGHRFRYTYYDRSWGEIYQSIQTLDRTGMDIIETLNPVAFTEYLKKFGNTICGRHPIGVLLQAVHSLKKSPTNGHKMSMKFLKYAQSSQCCNMSDSSVSYAAAALTFE; translated from the coding sequence ATGGCTGTGAGACGTGCTTCACATGCAGGTAGCTGGTATTCGGATTCCCCAAAAGAATTAAAGGAACAGTTGGACACTTGGCTGAATACAGCGGACCTTTGTCATGGTCCTGCAAGAGCTATCATTGCCCCACATGCTGGTTATCAGTACTGTGGTCCATGTAGTGGATTTGCTTATCGACAAGTGAGCCCTGTTGTTGTGCGGCGTATTTTCATCTTGGGTCCATCACATCATGTTCGTCTGGGAGGATGTGCCCTATCCACTGCTAGCAAATACAGAACTCCTCTTTATGATTTGAAAATTGACTCTCAAGTATACAGAGAATTAGAAGCATCTGGTCAGTTTGAGTGGATGAATTTGACTGTAGATGAAGATGAACATAGTATTGAAATGCATCTTCCGTACATTGCCAAAGCTATGGAAGATTACAAAGACTCCTTCACCATTGTGCCAGTGCTTGTGGGATCATTAACATCAGAGAAAGAAGCCATGTATGGACGTATCTTTTCTCGTTATTTGGCCGACCCACAGAATTTATTTGTTATTTCTTCTGATTTCTGCCACTGGGGTCATCGGTTCCGGTACACTTATTATGATCGCAGCTGGGGTGAAATTTACCAGTCCATTCAAACCCTTGATCGAACAGGAATGGATATCATTGAAACTTTGAATCCTGTGGCCTTCACtgaatatttaaagaaatttgGGAATACTATTTGTGGACGTCATCCTATAGGAGTTCTTCTGCAAGCTGTTCATAGTCTTAAGAAATCTCCAACTAATGGTCACAAGATGTcaatgaaatttcttaaatatgccCAGTCAAGTCAGTGTTGCAATATGAGTGATTCCTCTGTCAGTTACGCTGCAGCAGCACTTACATTTGAATAA